One genomic window of Parasteatoda tepidariorum isolate YZ-2023 chromosome 9, CAS_Ptep_4.0, whole genome shotgun sequence includes the following:
- the LOC107451753 gene encoding mediator of RNA polymerase II transcription subunit 8 has product MEKEEKALEVSLDTLVNRCQDLKMSISSFITKLENENLSWPMVLDNFALLSGQVNTVLKILRNEKTPLLRNRILLPLVLSPDRDEELAKLTENRVHAFNHEIVPDYLRTKPDPEVEQREQQYMLKSSTVPMEMAQKQITAINKIVNNVLDTVKASRDAWENDSGQRASAQQTSSISDTGALICAITLGKGLRPATGSPKGQPTSSQPPPQQPNRPASGGKVPSAIKTNIKSAGSMHPYVR; this is encoded by the exons ATGgag aaagaagaaaaagcttTAGAAGTGAGTCTTGATACTCTGGTAAACCGTTgccaagatttaaaaatgtctatttcttcattcataactaaacttgaaaatgaaaacttaagtTG GCCAATGGTTTTGGATAATTTTGCACTTTTATCTGGTCAAGTaaacacagttttaaaaattttaagaaatgaaaaaactcCTTTGTTGAGGAACAGAATACTTTTACCTTTAGTACTGTCTCCTGATCGAGATGAAGAGTTAGCt aaattaactgaaaacagagtTCATGCTTTCAACCATGAAATTGTTCCCGATTATTTAAGAACTAAACCAGACCCTGAAGTAGAACAGCGAGAGCAACAATATATGTTAAAGAGTAGTACTGTACCTATGGAAATGGCTcaa aAACAGATCACGGCAATCAACAAAATAGTAAACAATGTGTTAGATACAGTGAAAGCCAGCAGAGATGCTTGGGAAAATGATTCAG GACAAAGAGCAAGTGCCCAACAAACTTCATCTATATCAGATACTGGTGCTCTAATTTGTGCAATCACGCTTGGAAAAGGTTTAAGGCCTGCCACTGGTTCACCTAAAGGACAGCCAACCAGTTCCCAACCGCCACCTCAACAACCAAATAGGCCag cATCTGGTGGGAAAGTTCCCAGtgctattaaaacaaatatcaagTCAGCTGGAAGTATGCACCCATATGTAAGATGA